Proteins from a single region of Trypanosoma brucei brucei TREU927 chromosome 7, complete sequence:
- a CDS encoding DNA primase small subunit, putative, translating to MIDETSLREFYEFVYPVDLVVQWLSYNLQHADKIISSPPGSVANGNDPKVLPSTGEDVTEGGRGSTSSADGYLARREFCFTLLGDIFTRFRSYSSVTELRRELIRSFPEKIDVGAVYNIRPNQKQKVGTIVPVERELVFDIDMSDYDNSRSCCTGKSICRWCWTWMSCAAAVLRKVLEDDFGFRYLFPVFSGRRGIHLWVCDKRACKMHDDERSALVSYLTVVVPKASQHAVVADFVNGKPIHPTIQHVQATVLDPAFTSLFLNSTPENPNRVTHPKGARIVYKAIVSALKMGTRRDVEQRFLRNVPFEEGNILDWTYVLRTLGDAATNVIAAAQILLMYPRLDEHVSTRRDHLLKLPFCVHPATGSLCCPLEWDNVPTFDPVSDPPKLQDMLLHRHMDEKWLAPLQRMLQEMGRDPAEER from the coding sequence ATGATAGACGAAACATCGCTACGAGAATTCTACGAATTCGTATATCCCGTAGACCTTGTGGTGCAGTGGTTGTCATATAACCTTCAACATGCGGACAAGATCATCTCTTCCCCACCAGGTAGCGTTGCAAACGGTAACGATCCTAAGGTGTTGCCATCAACGGGGGAGGATGTTACTGAAGGGGGCCGGGGAAGTACTAGTAGTGCAGATGGATATTTGGCGCGCCGCGAATTCTGTTTCACTTTACTGGGAGATATTTTCACACGCTTTAGGAGTTACAGTAGTGTAACGGAACTTCGTCGTGAGCTCATCCGTTCGTTTCCGGAGAAAATTGACGTCGGGGCCGTCTACAACATTCGTCCAAACCAAAAGCAGAAAGTGGGGACAATTGTTCCGGTGGAGCGTGAGCTCGTGTTTGATATCGATATGAGCGACTACGACAATTCTCGTTCTTGTTGTACTGGAAAATCTATATGCCGGTGGTGCTGGACGTGGATGTCGTGTGCCGCAGCTGTGTTGCGGAAGGTGCTGGAGGATGATTTTGGGTTCCGGTATCTGTTTCCTGTGTTCTCTGGTCGCCGTGGAATTCATCTTTGGGTGTGTGATAAGCGTGCGTGCAAAATGCACGATGACGAGCGGTCAGCTCTTGTATCTTACCTTACCGTTGTTGTGCCCAAAGCATCACAGCATGCAGTCGTGGCAGACTTTGTAAACGGCAAACCTATTCATCCCACCATCCAACATGTGCAGGCCACAGTACTTGATCCAGCCTTCACATCGCTGTTTCTCAACTCTACTCCGGAAAATCCAAACCGCGTTACTCACCCGAAGGGTGCTCGAATTGTCTATAAGGCGATTGTTTCGGCACTAAAAATGGGCACACGCCGCGATGTCGAACAGCGTTTTTTGCGGAACGTACCATTTGAGGAGGGGAATATCCTCGACTGGACATATGTTCTGCGGACACTTGGAGACGCGGCGACGAATGTGATCGCTGCTGCCCAAATTCTACTCATGTACCCCCGGTTGGATGAGCACGTGAGTACGCGCCGTGACCACTTGTTGAAGCTACCCTTTTGTGTACACCCTGCTACGGGTTCGTTGTGCTGCCCATTGGAGTGGGATAACGTGCCAACATTCGACCCTGTAAGTGATCCACCCAAACTGCAGGATATGCTACTGCACCGTCATATGGATGAAAAGTGGTTGGCACCTTTACAGCGTATGCTGCAGGAAATGGGGCGAGATCCTGCAGAGGAGAGATAG